Sequence from the Acidihalobacter prosperus genome:
GCAATGCGTTCGTGACCGACGTCGATCACGAACAGCGCGTCCGGCAAACCGCCCATGTCCTTGATGCCGCCCAGGCTCTTTTCGAGCTTTTCCATCTCGCGGCGCAGACCCAGGGCTTCCTTTTTGCTCACGCGGTCGAAACCGCCTTCGCGCTCCAGGGTCTCCAGATCCTTGAGCCGCTGGATGGACTGGCGCACGGTCTTGAAGTTGGTGAGCATGCCACCCAGCCAGCGGTGGTTGACGTAGGGCATGCTGGCGCGCTCCGCTTCCTCTCGGATCGCTTCGCGAGCCGAACGCTTGGTCCCCACGAACAGCACCTTGCCGCCTTTCGAGGCCAACTTGCCGAGAAAATTCATGGCGTCGTTGAACAGCGGCAGCGTGTGTTCGAGGTTGATAATATGTATACGGTTGCGTTCCCCGAAGATGTAAGGCGCCATCTTGGGGTTCCAATAACGGGCCTGATGGCCGAAATGCACGCCAGCCTCAAGCATCTGGCGCATGGTAATGTGTGCCATGACGATCTGTTCTCCAGTTTCGGGTTGGACCTCCATGCGCCCCAATCCGCAACCCCGCACCTCGATGAGATAGCCGGGCACCCAGCGGACCGTGACGGCGCATGTGTGTCGTTAAATGACGCCTGCCGGCATCGTGGTTGTGCGCGGCGCCCCGCCAAGCAACGCCTGGGAGCCGGGGTTTGCGCCACGCGCCGGCGCTTTATACCATAAAGGACTTGGCCAACCAACTCCGCCACCCGCCGTTCAGGCCCAATTGCGAGCAATCATGACTGTCACGATCAAGACCGCGGAAGAAATCGAGAAAATGCGCGTCGCCGGCCGCCTGGCTGCGGAGGTGCTCGAAATGATCGAGCCCCATGTGAAGCCGGGCGTGACCACCGACGAACTGGACCGCATCTGCCACGATTACATCGTGGACGTACAGCAGGCCATTCCCGCCCCGCTCAACTACCACGGCTTTCCCAGGTCGATCTGCACTTCGGTCAACCACCAGGTCTGCCACGGCATCCCCGGCGACAAGCGTCTGAAGAACGGCGACATCATCAACATCGACATCACCGTCATCAAGGACGGCTTCCACGGCGACACCAGCAAGATGTTCTATGTCGGCAAGCCTACGGTGGCTGGGCGCCGCGTCTGCGAAATCGCACACGAGGCGCTCTGGATCGGCATCGGACTCGTCCGCCCCGGCACGCGCCTAGGCGACATCGGCGCCGCCATTCAGCAACATGTCGAGTCGCGCCACGCCACGGTCGTACGAGAATACTGCGGTCATGGCATTGGCCGCGGATTCCACGAGGATCCCCAGGTGCTGCACTACGGCACGCCGGGCACGGGATTGACGCTCAAGGCCGGCATGACCTTCACCATCGAACCGATGGTGAACGCCGGACGTGCGGACGTGAAGGTGCTGGCCGACGACTGGACCGTCGTCACGCGCGATCACAGCCTGTCCGCACAATGGGAACACACCATTCTCGTGACAAAGGACGGCCACGAGGTGCTGACCCTGCGCCGGGAAGAACAGGAGGCCGACGCCCTTGGCGCCGCCTGATTCCGGAAGCATTCCGATGTCTTCGCTGATCGTCTGGCCGCCTTCGCTCGATCGCTTTCTGACGCTTGAAGATGCCCTGAGCGGCCTGCCGCCGGATGCCTCCGTCGATCCGACATCCTGCCGCGGGCTGATCCACGCCGTCACCCACGCCCTCGAACAGGCCTTCGACGCCGACGTGCTGGCGGACGACCTCGTGCACGGCCGTGCCGCATTTGTGGATCGCCTGCTACGCCGCATATGGACCGACACCGGACTTGGCGGGCAAGCGGATATCGGCCTGTTCGCAGTCGGCGGTTATGGTCGCGGCGAACTGCTGCCCGCCTCCGACAKMGACCTGCTCCTGCTGACCTCCGCGGGCCCTTCGGAAGAACAACAGGCCGCCATCGCCGAGTTTTTACGCCGCCTTTGGGACGTCGGACTCAACGTCGGCCACAGCGTGCGTTCGCTTGATGAATGCATCAGCGAGGCCACTCGCGACATCACCGTGGTCACCAACCTGATGGAAGCGCGCCTGATCGATGGCGAGCCGCGACTGTTCAACGACCTGATGGAGGCCATCGGTCCGGCGCGGATTTGGCCCAGCCGCGAGTTCTTCGCCGCCAAGCTGACGGAACAATCGAGGCGCCATCAAAAATTCGGCGACACGGCCTACCGCCTGGAACCCAACGTCAAGGACGGCCCCGGCGCCTTGCGCGATATCCAGATGATCGGCTGGGTCAGCAAGCGCCACCTCGGCGCCAGACGCATGAGCGATCTGGTACGCCACGGCTTTTTGACCGATGACGAGTACCGCGAACTCAAGGCCGGGCAATCCTATCTGTGGCGTATTCGATTCGCCTTGCATACCGTCACCGGCCGCGCGGAGGATCGGCTTTTGTTCGATCACCAAGTCGCCCTGGCCAAGCAAAGCCATTTTGCCGATGAAGACAACAATCTCGCGGTCGAACAGTTCATGCAGGGCTACTACCGCATCGTGATGAACCTCGAGCGGCTCAACGAGATGCTGCTGCAGCATTACCGCGAATGCATTCTGCATGCCGACGAGAGCGGGGAACCGGAGACCCTCAACGAACGCTTCCAGATCCGTCTCAATTTCATCGAGGCACGGCACGACACGGTATTTCGCGACCATCCGCCGGCCCTGCTCGAAATCTTCCTGCTATGCGCACAACACCCGCGGATCGCGGGCGTGCGCGCCGCGACCATCCGTCTGATCCGCCAGCACCGCCACCTGATCGATGAAATCTTCCGGCAAGATCCGCTGTGCCGCGACCTGTTCATGCGCATACTGCGTGAACCGAGCGGCGTGACGCAGCAGCTGCGCAGGATGAATCGTTACGGCATCCTCGCGGCCTATCTGCCCTCCTTCGGCAGCATCGTCGGCCGCATGCAATACGACCTTTTCCACGTCTATACCGTGGACGAACACACGTTGATGGTGCTGCGCAACGTCCGGCGCTTCAGCCTGTCTGCAGCAGCCGGCGATTCGCCACGCTACCATGAACTGTTTCGGGTGCAGCCCAAACCGGAATTGCTGTACCTGGGCGCCCTGTTCCACGACATCGGCAAGGGGCGCGGCGGCGATCATTCTCAGATCGGCGCCGTCGAAGCGGAGACCTTCTGCCGGCAGCACGGCTTGGCCGAGACGGACGGCGAACTCGTCAGCTGGCTGGTGCGCAACCACCTGCTCATGTCGATGACCGCGCAACGCAAGGACATCAGCGACCCCGACATCGTGCGCGAATTCGCCACACAGGTCGGCACACAACTCCGCCTCGACAGCCTGTATCTGCTCACCATCGCCGACATTCGCGCGACCAATCCGGAGCTCTGGAATGCCTGGCGCGAAACCCTGCTGGCTGACCTCTACGCGGCCACCGGGCAACTGCTGGCGCATGGCCTCGATTCGCGGCAGGACCATGGCGAGATGATTGCCTCGGTACAACGCGAGTCGCAGGCACGCCTTGCCCGGCTCGACCTGGACGCCGAAGCGATCGACACCCTATGGCGCGAACTCAGCGACGACTACTTCCTGCGCCATTCCGCCGATGAAATCGCCTGGCACACCGCCTCCATCCTGGAGAGCGAACAGCGGCCCGTGGTCCGCATTCGCCAGACCACCGCGCGTGGCGGCAGCGAAATTTTCGTCTATGCCTGCGACTCCACGCAGATATTCGCGCACATCACCGGCACGCTCGACGGCCTCGGGCTCGACATCGTCGACGCTCGCATCACCACAGCGCGCCACGGCTGGGTGCTCGACAGCTTCATGGTGCTGGAGGACGATGGCGAAACCATCGATGACGGTTTTCGTGCGGAGGAAATCGTCGCACGGCTGCGCAGCACGCTGACCCAGGTCGATCGACCGCCCGAAAAGGTTCGGCGTCGCATGCCGCGCCGACTCAAGCACTTCGACATCCCGCCACGGATCACCTTCAGCCCGGACGCGCCGCGCCACTGGACGGCGCTCGAACTCAACACCAACGACAGACCGGGCCTGCTGTCCGCGGTCGGCCAGGCCATGGCGGACCAAGGCGTGCGTATCCACAATGCGAAGATATCGACCATCGGCGAACAGGCCAGCGACGTGTTCTACGTCACCACCGCGGACGGCCGCCCCATCGACGACCCCGCGGCCCAGGAAGGCATCCGTACTGCGGTGATCCGCGCGCTGGGCGATATCGACCGCAGCGGCGCCAAGGCCTCTAACCTGTAGCCATCCGCCGACACCGCCCGTTCGTCTGCGACAGGCCTTATACTACGCACCCAATCGGAAAGCCAGGCCGATGAATCCAGAACTCGACCGTTTACAACCCTACCCCTTCCAGAAGCTTGCCGGCCTGTTCGCGGACACGCCGCCGGCAGACGTGCCGCGCATCGCCTTTTCCATCGGCGAGCCGAAGCACCCGACGCCGGCATTCATTCGCGAAGCCCTGCTCGAACATCTGCACAGCCTGGCCGTCTACCCGACCACGCAGGGTGGCGGCGTGCTGCGCGAAGCGATTTCGGACTGGCTGACCCGGCGTTTCGATCTGCCCGCCGGCGCCGTGGACCCGGAACGACACGTGTTGCCGGTCAACGGTACCCGGGAGGCTCTTTTCGCCTTCGCGCAGACCCTGGTCGCGCGCGACGGCAGGGGGCTGGTATTCATGCCCAATCCCTTCTACCAGATCTACGAAGGCGCCGCGCTGCTCGCCGGCGCGGAACCCTATTATCTTGCTTGCGAAGCCGATAACGGTTTTCTTCCCGACTTCGAGCACGTGCCAGCCGCCGACTGGGATCGTTGCCAATTGCTCTATCTCTGCTCGCCCGGCAACCCGACCGGCGCCGTCATGGACGAAGCGGCCCTGATCAAATTGATCGGCCTCGCCGAACGGCACGATTTCGTGATCGCGTCTGACGAATGCTACAGCGAGATATATCCGCACGAAACGGCACCGCCGGCAGGGCTGCTCGGCGCCTGCGTGCGGACGGGCAATACC
This genomic interval carries:
- the rpsB gene encoding 30S ribosomal protein S2; its protein translation is MAHITMRQMLEAGVHFGHQARYWNPKMAPYIFGERNRIHIINLEHTLPLFNDAMNFLGKLASKGGKVLFVGTKRSAREAIREEAERASMPYVNHRWLGGMLTNFKTVRQSIQRLKDLETLEREGGFDRVSKKEALGLRREMEKLEKSLGGIKDMGGLPDALFVIDVGHERIAVSEAAKLGIPVVAVVDTNNPLDNVDYVIPGNDDAMRAIQLYVTAAADAINEGRLIARNSAGAAKDKSDAVEAELAAQAADAAS
- the map gene encoding type I methionyl aminopeptidase, producing the protein MTVTIKTAEEIEKMRVAGRLAAEVLEMIEPHVKPGVTTDELDRICHDYIVDVQQAIPAPLNYHGFPRSICTSVNHQVCHGIPGDKRLKNGDIINIDITVIKDGFHGDTSKMFYVGKPTVAGRRVCEIAHEALWIGIGLVRPGTRLGDIGAAIQQHVESRHATVVREYCGHGIGRGFHEDPQVLHYGTPGTGLTLKAGMTFTIEPMVNAGRADVKVLADDWTVVTRDHSLSAQWEHTILVTKDGHEVLTLRREEQEADALGAA
- the glnD gene encoding [protein-PII] uridylyltransferase codes for the protein MSSLIVWPPSLDRFLTLEDALSGLPPDASVDPTSCRGLIHAVTHALEQAFDADVLADDLVHGRAAFVDRLLRRIWTDTGLGGQADIGLFAVGGYGRGELLPASDXDLLLLTSAGPSEEQQAAIAEFLRRLWDVGLNVGHSVRSLDECISEATRDITVVTNLMEARLIDGEPRLFNDLMEAIGPARIWPSREFFAAKLTEQSRRHQKFGDTAYRLEPNVKDGPGALRDIQMIGWVSKRHLGARRMSDLVRHGFLTDDEYRELKAGQSYLWRIRFALHTVTGRAEDRLLFDHQVALAKQSHFADEDNNLAVEQFMQGYYRIVMNLERLNEMLLQHYRECILHADESGEPETLNERFQIRLNFIEARHDTVFRDHPPALLEIFLLCAQHPRIAGVRAATIRLIRQHRHLIDEIFRQDPLCRDLFMRILREPSGVTQQLRRMNRYGILAAYLPSFGSIVGRMQYDLFHVYTVDEHTLMVLRNVRRFSLSAAAGDSPRYHELFRVQPKPELLYLGALFHDIGKGRGGDHSQIGAVEAETFCRQHGLAETDGELVSWLVRNHLLMSMTAQRKDISDPDIVREFATQVGTQLRLDSLYLLTIADIRATNPELWNAWRETLLADLYAATGQLLAHGLDSRQDHGEMIASVQRESQARLARLDLDAEAIDTLWRELSDDYFLRHSADEIAWHTASILESEQRPVVRIRQTTARGGSEIFVYACDSTQIFAHITGTLDGLGLDIVDARITTARHGWVLDSFMVLEDDGETIDDGFRAEEIVARLRSTLTQVDRPPEKVRRRMPRRLKHFDIPPRITFSPDAPRHWTALELNTNDRPGLLSAVGQAMADQGVRIHNAKISTIGEQASDVFYVTTADGRPIDDPAAQEGIRTAVIRALGDIDRSGAKASNL
- the dapC gene encoding succinyldiaminopimelate transaminase — encoded protein: MNPELDRLQPYPFQKLAGLFADTPPADVPRIAFSIGEPKHPTPAFIREALLEHLHSLAVYPTTQGGGVLREAISDWLTRRFDLPAGAVDPERHVLPVNGTREALFAFAQTLVARDGRGLVFMPNPFYQIYEGAALLAGAEPYYLACEADNGFLPDFEHVPAADWDRCQLLYLCSPGNPTGAVMDEAALIKLIGLAERHDFVIASDECYSEIYPHETAPPAGLLGACVRTGNTAFERCVVFHSLSKRSNAPGLRSGFVAGDAAILKRFLQYRTYQGGAMPPPTQAASAAAWRDEDHVRENRARYRAKFDAVLDILSPVMSVGRPDGGFYLWPETPIDDTEFARLLHARENVVVLPGRYLSRPTSNGNPGANRIRMALVAPLEECIEGAQRIRRLIESL